Proteins encoded together in one Solanum lycopersicum chromosome 7, SLM_r2.1 window:
- the LOC138337298 gene encoding uncharacterized protein yields MASKTNEAADSSVVLTPFFDGTDLKYWKIRMRTHLKAEGVWTIVANGFEEPKNDSDLTAAEMKNLEAKYRQDAKALSKIQMGVSRAYFAKTATCETAKEAWDFLETEVYGDEKVRTINLQTLRREFENIKMIESEKIEYCTRVMNIVNEMRNHSDTIYEQQVVEKILISVTEKYEYIIDITEETKDLSKISIKELVGSFRAHEKRRIFREDQPKDTTFQSNINENSQNFSKNHQKKNQKPKKK; encoded by the coding sequence atggcatccaaaacaaatgaagcTGCTGATTCTTCAGTTGTTCTTACTCCATTTTTTGATGGAACTGATCTTAAATATtggaagataagaatgagaacacaTTTGAAAGCTGAAGGTGTGTGGACTATTGTTGCAAATGGCTTTGAAGAGCCAAAAAACGATAGTGATCTTACAGCAGCAGAaatgaaaaatcttgaggctAAATATCGTCAAGATGCAAAAGCCTTGAGCAAAATCCAAATGGGAGTCTCAAGAGCATACTTTGCAAAAACTGCTACTTGTGAGACTGCAAAGGAAGCTTGGGATTTTCTGGAAACTGAGGTGTATGGTGACGAAAAGGTACGcactataaatcttcaaactcttagaagagagtttgaaaatataaagatgatagaatctgaaaaaattgaatattgcacaagagtcatgaatattgttaatgaaatgagaaatcacAGTGATACAATTTATGAGCAACAAGTTGTGGAAAAGATTCTAATTAGTGTCACAGAAAAGTATGAGTACATCATTGATATCACTGAGGAGACGaaagatctttctaagattTCCATCAAAGAGCTAGTTGGATCATTTCGTGCACACGAGAAGCGAAGAATTTTTCGTGAAGATCAACCCAAAGATACGACTTTTCAGTCTAATATAAatgagaattctcaaaatttctcaaaaaatcatcagaagaaaaatcaaaagccaaaaaagaagtag